The Caldalkalibacillus thermarum genome window below encodes:
- the infB gene encoding translation initiation factor IF-2: protein MTQKLRVYEYARNQNMTSKEVLEILKRLDIDVRNHMSVMDSEMVTKVEDYMKKLKQKAEPKAKAASATKRNSDKKPKSPKGQAKKGNREKPRQPVLSRAETGPDDETENIPKKEKPRRRKLSKHRDDKEHLHVAHGSKPKKQKEANKNQKTAQQKPVEKPVEKPVEKITITGPLTVGELAKRLKKEPSEIIKKLMLLGIMANINQEVDMDAITLIAEEYGVKVEQKVEVDETEFEQIEEQDDPDQLKERPPVVTVMGHVDHGKTTLLDAIRHTNVTAQEAGGITQHIGAYQVEYEQKKITFLDTPGHEAFTTMRARGAQVTDIAIIVVAADDGVMPQTREAINHAQAAKVPIIVAINKMDKPEANPEKVKQELMELNLVPEEWGGDTIFVPISALKGEGLDELMEMVLLVAEMEELKANPDRLATGTVIEAKLDKGKGPVATVLVQNGTLHVGDPIVVGNTFGRVRAMTNDNGQRIKEAGPSTPVEIIGLQDVPQAGDQFKVFEDEKKARAIAEARAEKQKQKELAQTQRVSLDELFQQIQEGDIKEINVILKADVQGSVEALKAALEKIDVEGVRVKIIHSGVGAITESDITLAAASNAIVIGFNVRPQPQAKQLAEQEKVDIRLHRIIYNVTEEIENAMKGMLDPEYREKIIGTVEVRQIFKVSKVGTIAGSYVKEGKITRDSFVRLIRDGVVIHEGKINALKRFKDDVREVAQGYECGITIENYNDIKEGDIIEAYVMEEVKR, encoded by the coding sequence ATGACACAAAAACTGCGCGTGTATGAATATGCCAGAAATCAGAACATGACCAGCAAGGAAGTATTAGAAATCCTGAAACGTCTTGATATTGATGTGCGCAATCATATGAGTGTTATGGATTCGGAGATGGTCACAAAAGTGGAAGATTATATGAAAAAATTAAAGCAGAAAGCCGAACCTAAAGCCAAAGCAGCATCTGCTACTAAACGAAACAGCGACAAAAAGCCCAAGTCCCCGAAAGGTCAGGCTAAAAAGGGAAATCGGGAAAAGCCTAGACAGCCCGTACTATCCCGTGCTGAGACTGGGCCAGATGATGAGACGGAGAACATCCCCAAAAAAGAAAAACCCAGAAGAAGAAAACTGTCCAAACATAGGGATGACAAGGAACATCTCCATGTTGCACATGGAAGCAAGCCTAAGAAGCAGAAAGAGGCTAACAAAAATCAAAAGACTGCCCAGCAAAAACCAGTTGAAAAACCGGTTGAAAAGCCGGTTGAAAAAATAACCATTACCGGTCCCCTCACCGTAGGTGAACTGGCCAAACGTTTGAAAAAAGAGCCTTCGGAAATCATCAAAAAGCTGATGCTGCTTGGCATCATGGCTAATATCAACCAGGAAGTGGATATGGATGCCATTACCCTTATCGCCGAAGAATACGGTGTAAAGGTTGAGCAAAAAGTAGAGGTTGATGAGACCGAATTTGAGCAGATTGAAGAACAAGATGATCCAGATCAACTGAAAGAAAGACCGCCCGTCGTCACGGTGATGGGGCATGTAGACCATGGCAAAACCACACTTCTCGATGCCATCCGGCACACGAATGTAACGGCCCAAGAGGCGGGAGGCATTACCCAGCATATCGGGGCTTATCAAGTGGAATATGAACAGAAAAAAATCACTTTCCTGGATACCCCGGGCCATGAAGCGTTTACCACGATGAGAGCCAGAGGGGCTCAGGTAACGGATATTGCCATTATCGTCGTAGCTGCGGACGATGGGGTCATGCCTCAGACGAGGGAAGCGATTAATCATGCTCAAGCAGCCAAAGTGCCTATTATTGTGGCCATCAACAAGATGGATAAACCGGAAGCAAACCCTGAGAAAGTCAAGCAGGAATTGATGGAACTCAATCTGGTCCCTGAAGAGTGGGGTGGCGACACCATCTTTGTCCCCATTTCTGCTCTGAAAGGGGAAGGGTTAGATGAACTGATGGAAATGGTTCTGCTTGTGGCTGAAATGGAAGAGCTGAAAGCCAATCCGGACCGACTGGCAACCGGTACTGTGATCGAAGCCAAACTGGACAAAGGCAAAGGACCTGTTGCCACTGTTCTGGTCCAAAATGGTACCCTGCACGTGGGTGATCCCATTGTCGTGGGCAACACCTTTGGCCGTGTAAGGGCCATGACCAATGACAATGGTCAGCGAATTAAAGAGGCTGGGCCGTCTACTCCTGTGGAGATCATTGGTTTGCAAGACGTGCCTCAAGCGGGAGATCAGTTCAAGGTTTTTGAAGATGAGAAAAAGGCGCGGGCCATCGCTGAGGCGCGGGCTGAAAAACAAAAACAGAAAGAGCTTGCTCAAACACAAAGAGTCAGTTTGGATGAATTGTTCCAACAAATTCAAGAAGGTGACATCAAGGAGATTAATGTGATCCTTAAAGCGGATGTTCAAGGATCGGTTGAAGCCTTAAAAGCAGCCTTGGAAAAAATTGATGTGGAAGGGGTACGCGTCAAGATTATTCATTCAGGTGTAGGGGCGATCACTGAATCTGATATCACTTTGGCAGCTGCGTCCAATGCCATCGTGATCGGCTTTAATGTGCGTCCACAGCCGCAAGCTAAACAACTGGCTGAACAAGAGAAAGTGGACATCCGTCTGCACCGCATCATATACAACGTAACGGAAGAAATTGAAAACGCCATGAAAGGGATGCTTGATCCCGAGTATCGTGAAAAAATCATCGGCACGGTGGAAGTGCGGCAAATCTTCAAGGTATCCAAAGTGGGGACTATTGCCGGTTCGTATGTTAAGGAGGGTAAAATTACCCGGGATTCCTTTGTGCGGCTCATTCGTGACGGAGTTGTCATTCACGAAGGTAAAATCAATGCTTTGAAACGCTTTAAGGATGACGTCCGAGAAGTGGCCCAAGGGTATGAATGCGGCATCACGATTGAGAATTATAACGACATCAAAGAAGGAGATATCATTGAAGCTTATGTCATGGAAGAAGTCAAGAGATAA
- a CDS encoding YlxQ family RNA-binding protein, with translation MDPKFWNLLGLAMRAGKVISGEEQVLRTIRKQQACLVLVAADASDNTKKKIQDKVAYYKIPFLIAGDRYQLGRAIGKQERVLVAITDQGFANELRRYSHQ, from the coding sequence ATGGATCCTAAATTTTGGAACCTGCTTGGTTTAGCCATGAGAGCGGGTAAAGTCATTTCGGGTGAGGAACAAGTTTTAAGGACCATTCGCAAGCAGCAGGCGTGTTTGGTCCTTGTGGCTGCAGATGCCTCTGACAATACCAAAAAGAAAATTCAAGACAAAGTTGCTTATTATAAAATACCTTTTCTCATTGCTGGTGACAGATACCAGTTAGGGCGGGCTATCGGCAAACAAGAACGGGTGCTTGTGGCTATCACTGATCAGGGATTTGCTAATGAACTTAGACGGTATAGTCATCAATAA
- the rnpM gene encoding RNase P modulator RnpM, producing the protein MGRRKIPLRKCVACEEMMPKKSLIRVVRTPEHEVKLDPTGKASGRGAYICASQSCFQLARKKNALDRSLKVKVSDEIYDLLEQQVQEWGREQDGS; encoded by the coding sequence ATGGGACGACGCAAGATTCCCTTGCGAAAGTGCGTGGCTTGTGAAGAAATGATGCCTAAGAAGTCACTGATCCGTGTTGTTCGCACACCCGAACACGAGGTCAAACTGGATCCCACAGGAAAAGCGTCGGGGCGCGGTGCCTATATCTGTGCCAGCCAGTCGTGTTTCCAGCTGGCTCGCAAGAAAAATGCCCTTGACCGGTCATTAAAGGTCAAGGTGAGTGATGAGATTTATGACCTGCTGGAACAACAAGTGCAAGAATGGGGAAGGGAGCAAGATGGATCCTAA
- the nusA gene encoding transcription termination factor NusA, translating to MNTDFIEALDAIEKEKGISKDILIEAIETALISGYKKNFNSAQNVRVDINRETGTVRVFARKEVVEEVKDPRLEISLEAARGLDPAYEIGDIVEIEVTPRDFGRIAAQTAKQVVTQRIREAERAIIYNEFIDREEDIVTGVVQRQDSRYIYIDLGRAEALMPVHEKMPTDQFKHRDRVKAYITKVEKTTKGPLILLSRTHPGFLKRLFELEVPEIYDGTVEIKSVAREAGDRSKVAVYSHNKDVDPVGACVGPKGARVQTIVQELNGEKIDIVEWSDDPVVYVANALSPAKVIRVDVYEDQKMTQVIVPDYQLSLAIGKKGQNARLAAKLTNWKIDIKSESEAKEKGLLDNPPEEVESTVETEATAQDHEQVNVPDAGDDPAQGEGVQVDDAVSENTQPEETVTVDEDHLS from the coding sequence ATGAACACGGACTTTATTGAGGCACTCGATGCCATTGAAAAAGAAAAAGGCATTAGCAAAGATATTTTGATTGAAGCAATAGAGACCGCACTGATTTCAGGTTATAAGAAAAATTTCAATTCCGCCCAAAACGTGCGGGTTGATATTAACCGTGAAACCGGAACCGTCCGTGTTTTTGCCCGCAAAGAAGTAGTGGAAGAAGTAAAAGATCCCCGTTTAGAAATCAGTCTTGAGGCAGCACGGGGATTGGATCCTGCCTATGAGATTGGGGATATTGTTGAAATTGAAGTGACGCCCCGTGATTTTGGACGCATTGCAGCTCAAACGGCCAAGCAAGTTGTTACTCAACGCATTAGGGAAGCGGAACGTGCCATCATTTACAACGAATTTATCGACCGGGAGGAAGATATTGTCACTGGTGTCGTCCAGCGTCAAGACAGCCGGTATATCTATATCGACCTGGGCCGTGCAGAAGCCTTGATGCCCGTTCATGAGAAAATGCCCACCGACCAATTTAAGCACCGTGACCGTGTCAAGGCGTACATCACCAAGGTTGAAAAAACAACGAAAGGGCCACTCATTCTCCTTTCGCGGACTCATCCTGGCTTTCTTAAACGATTGTTTGAACTGGAAGTGCCTGAGATTTATGATGGAACAGTGGAGATCAAATCGGTGGCCAGGGAAGCAGGAGACCGATCCAAGGTAGCCGTCTATTCCCATAACAAAGATGTGGATCCGGTAGGTGCTTGTGTCGGTCCCAAGGGCGCGCGGGTGCAAACCATTGTCCAGGAGCTCAACGGGGAAAAAATCGATATTGTGGAGTGGTCCGATGACCCAGTGGTCTATGTGGCCAATGCCCTTAGCCCAGCTAAAGTCATCCGCGTTGATGTTTATGAAGATCAAAAAATGACACAGGTGATTGTACCCGATTATCAGTTGTCACTGGCGATTGGAAAAAAAGGACAGAATGCCCGGTTGGCTGCCAAATTGACCAACTGGAAAATTGATATCAAGAGTGAATCAGAAGCAAAAGAGAAAGGGTTATTAGACAATCCCCCAGAGGAAGTGGAATCAACTGTTGAAACGGAAGCAACTGCCCAAGATCATGAACAGGTTAACGTTCCAGATGCGGGGGATGATCCTGCACAAGGTGAAGGCGTGCAAGTTGACGATGCAGTGTCGGAGAATACACAGCCGGAAGAAACCGTTACAGTTGATGAAGATCATCTATCCTGA
- the rimP gene encoding ribosome maturation factor RimP: protein MASNVVELTKTLVLPILEEKALELVDVEFKKEGRKWYLRVYIDKPGGVDIEDCSAVSEALSAKLDEVDPIDQAYFLEVSSPGAERPLKNEEDIRRAVGKFICVTTYEPVEGQKAFEGRLIQFDGENLTIEIKVKHTTKTVDIPYAKVAKARLAVVF, encoded by the coding sequence TTGGCTAGCAATGTTGTGGAACTGACCAAAACGCTTGTGTTACCCATTTTGGAAGAAAAAGCATTGGAACTGGTGGATGTTGAGTTTAAAAAAGAAGGACGTAAATGGTACTTAAGGGTGTATATTGACAAACCCGGGGGAGTGGATATTGAGGATTGCAGTGCCGTCAGTGAGGCCTTGTCAGCCAAACTGGATGAAGTAGATCCGATCGATCAGGCTTACTTTTTGGAGGTATCCTCACCTGGAGCGGAACGTCCTTTGAAAAACGAAGAGGATATTCGGCGGGCCGTAGGCAAGTTTATCTGTGTGACCACCTACGAACCGGTTGAAGGGCAAAAAGCATTTGAAGGCCGCCTGATACAGTTTGACGGAGAAAACCTGACCATCGAAATTAAAGTGAAACATACCACAAAAACCGTTGACATTCCCTATGCTAAAGTAGCCAAAGCCCGTTTAGCCGTTGTCTTTTAG
- a CDS encoding PolC-type DNA polymerase III, protein MATEVKVKRERLLILLEQLEIPADIQDTYFKEAYIDKLQLIEREKRWLFHFVLEKPFPPSIYQLFSERLRNTFSHLAEVRFVFRFTTPVNQASLFYDYWPEFLREQRHRLNGIYKRLESFPPELKGNTIVFSVFNEVEKGLYQKKVEPLLKEFYQQFMDFNPKAQYVIEEAEAAYQQFIEAREKEDQARAQQAVQQTEQEQAAETKEKPKPAATKEIIGYAIKEDPVPLKTIHEEEKSVVVQGYVFDLDLRELKSGRTLLTMDITDYTDSITVKVFSKGKEDIEAFQAVQKGMWVKVRGSVQLDTFQRELVLMAHDINKIEKEGRKDTHPEKRVELHLHTNMSAMDGVTSITNYVKQAAEWGHPALAVTDHGVAQAFPEAFAAGQKHGVKIIYGLEAYVVDDGVPIVYNPKPCSLKDETYVVFDVETTGLSAVYNKIIELAAVKIRNGEVIDKFSEFANPHEPLTDQIVKLTGITDDMLKDAPEIEDVLRRFYDFVGDATLVAHNASFDMGFLQVGYKKLGLELNNAVIDTLELARFLYPDLKNHRLNTLCKLFNIELVNHHRAVYDAEATGYLLWKMISDCQEREITQLDQLNEYKGSGDVIRQRPFHCTLLAKTQQGLKNLYKLISLAHIKYFHRTPRIPRSLIEQYREGLLVGSACDQGEIFEGMMQKSPEEVEEIAKFYDYFEIQPVSNYEHLIEKELVKDKAHIQTILSNIVKLGDKLGKPVVATGNVHYLHPEDAIYRKILVTTLGGATPLDPNRLPLVYFRTTDEMLEEFQFLGAGKAEEVVIKHPQSIADQIEEIRPVPAELYTPHIEGADEDIRRMCYDKAKQIYGDPLPDIVEKRLEKELNSIINNGFSVIYLISQKLVHKSLQDGYLVGSRGSVGSSFVATMLEITEVNPLPPHYVCPNCHYSQFFDDGSVGSGFDLPAKDCPECGHRLIKDGHDIPFETFLGFEGDKVPDIDLNFSGEYQPIAHKYTQELFGEDKVYRAGTIGTVADKTAYGFVKKYEEIEGKTFRQAEINRLAKGCTGVKRTTGQHPGGIIVVPEDKEIYDFTPIQYPADDMDSEWRTTHFDFHSIHDNLLKLDILGHDDPTVIRMLQDLTGINPKEIPIDDPETMKIFSSTEPLGVTEEQIMSKTGTLGIPEFGTRFVRQMLEDTRPTTFAELVRISGLSHGTDVWLNNAQELIREGKAVLSEVISTRDDIMVYLIHKGLEPSRAFKIMERVRKGKGLEEDDINEMKKHGVPDWYIWSCQKIKYMFPKAHAVAYVLMAVRIAYFKVHYPIQFYASYFTVRADDFDVQLALKGSQAIRKKIEEILEKGNQAQPKEKSLLTVLELCLEMVERGFHFKNVDLYRSDAIQFLVDGDGLIPPFNAIPGIGTNAAISIVKARNEGEFLSKEDLQIRSKVSKTVIDYLEQHGCLKDLPETNQLSLF, encoded by the coding sequence ATGGCAACTGAAGTGAAAGTCAAGCGGGAGAGACTATTAATCCTATTGGAACAACTGGAGATTCCTGCAGATATCCAAGACACTTACTTTAAGGAAGCTTATATTGACAAATTGCAGCTGATTGAACGGGAGAAACGTTGGCTTTTCCATTTTGTTTTGGAAAAGCCTTTTCCTCCTTCTATCTACCAACTATTCTCAGAACGTTTACGAAACACCTTTTCCCACCTTGCAGAAGTTCGCTTTGTTTTCCGCTTTACAACACCTGTTAATCAAGCTTCTCTATTTTATGATTATTGGCCTGAATTCTTACGGGAACAACGCCACCGCTTGAATGGGATTTATAAACGGCTTGAGTCTTTTCCTCCCGAATTGAAAGGCAATACCATTGTCTTTTCTGTGTTTAATGAAGTTGAAAAGGGCTTGTATCAGAAAAAAGTGGAGCCTTTGCTGAAGGAATTTTATCAGCAGTTTATGGATTTTAATCCTAAGGCCCAGTATGTGATTGAAGAAGCAGAGGCAGCCTATCAGCAGTTTATAGAAGCGCGGGAGAAGGAGGACCAGGCCCGGGCTCAACAAGCGGTACAACAGACAGAGCAGGAGCAAGCAGCTGAAACAAAAGAGAAACCAAAGCCTGCTGCCACCAAAGAGATCATCGGTTATGCCATCAAAGAGGATCCTGTTCCCCTTAAAACCATTCATGAAGAAGAGAAAAGTGTGGTCGTACAAGGATATGTGTTTGATTTGGACTTGAGAGAGTTAAAGAGCGGCCGGACCCTGCTCACCATGGATATCACCGATTATACGGATTCTATTACGGTCAAAGTGTTTTCTAAGGGCAAAGAAGATATCGAGGCTTTTCAGGCAGTTCAGAAAGGTATGTGGGTCAAGGTGCGGGGTAGTGTCCAGCTTGATACCTTTCAGCGGGAACTGGTCCTGATGGCCCATGATATTAACAAAATTGAAAAAGAGGGGCGGAAGGATACCCATCCTGAGAAGCGGGTGGAGCTGCACTTACATACCAACATGTCGGCGATGGACGGCGTCACCTCAATCACCAATTATGTGAAGCAGGCGGCTGAGTGGGGACATCCGGCGCTGGCCGTCACGGATCATGGTGTGGCTCAAGCCTTTCCGGAAGCCTTTGCAGCAGGCCAAAAGCATGGGGTCAAAATTATTTATGGCCTGGAAGCCTACGTTGTGGACGACGGCGTGCCTATTGTTTATAATCCCAAACCCTGCAGCTTGAAAGATGAAACCTACGTTGTCTTTGACGTGGAGACCACTGGTTTGTCTGCGGTATATAATAAAATTATCGAACTGGCCGCAGTGAAAATCCGTAATGGAGAAGTGATTGACAAGTTTTCAGAGTTTGCCAATCCCCATGAACCTCTGACAGACCAGATCGTGAAACTGACGGGGATTACGGATGATATGCTTAAGGATGCCCCTGAGATTGAAGATGTGTTGCGGCGCTTTTATGACTTTGTGGGTGATGCGACTCTAGTGGCTCACAACGCCAGCTTTGATATGGGCTTTTTACAGGTCGGGTATAAAAAATTGGGCCTGGAACTGAACAACGCGGTCATTGATACATTGGAGCTGGCCCGTTTTTTGTATCCTGATTTAAAGAATCACAGGCTGAATACTTTGTGTAAATTATTTAACATTGAGCTGGTTAATCACCACCGGGCGGTGTACGACGCGGAGGCCACAGGTTATTTACTGTGGAAAATGATCAGCGATTGCCAGGAGCGAGAGATCACACAGCTGGATCAATTAAATGAATACAAAGGCAGCGGGGATGTGATTCGCCAGCGGCCGTTTCATTGCACCCTGCTGGCCAAGACGCAACAGGGCTTGAAAAATTTATATAAATTGATTTCGTTGGCTCATATCAAATACTTTCACCGTACCCCCCGGATTCCTCGCAGCCTGATTGAACAATACAGGGAGGGTCTTTTGGTCGGCTCTGCTTGTGATCAGGGGGAAATCTTTGAAGGCATGATGCAAAAATCTCCTGAAGAGGTGGAGGAGATCGCCAAATTTTACGATTACTTTGAGATTCAGCCTGTCTCTAACTATGAACATTTGATTGAAAAAGAATTGGTCAAGGACAAAGCACACATTCAAACCATTCTGTCCAACATCGTCAAGTTGGGGGACAAGCTGGGCAAACCGGTGGTTGCCACGGGGAATGTCCATTATCTTCATCCGGAAGATGCCATTTACCGCAAAATTTTAGTGACCACCTTGGGCGGAGCCACCCCCCTTGATCCCAACCGTTTGCCGCTTGTTTACTTTAGAACTACGGATGAAATGCTGGAGGAGTTTCAATTTTTAGGAGCCGGCAAAGCGGAAGAAGTGGTCATTAAGCATCCCCAGTCTATTGCAGATCAAATTGAGGAGATAAGACCTGTGCCGGCTGAATTGTATACTCCTCATATCGAGGGGGCAGATGAAGACATCCGGCGGATGTGTTATGACAAAGCGAAACAGATCTATGGCGATCCTTTGCCGGACATTGTGGAAAAACGGTTAGAAAAAGAGTTAAACAGTATTATTAATAATGGTTTCTCAGTGATCTATCTTATCTCGCAAAAGTTGGTTCATAAGTCATTACAGGATGGTTACCTTGTTGGATCGCGAGGTTCAGTGGGGTCCTCCTTTGTGGCAACCATGCTGGAAATTACCGAAGTGAACCCGCTGCCTCCCCATTATGTCTGCCCCAACTGTCATTATTCCCAGTTTTTTGATGACGGTTCTGTGGGGTCAGGTTTTGACTTGCCGGCCAAGGACTGCCCCGAGTGCGGGCACCGGTTGATCAAAGATGGCCATGACATCCCTTTTGAAACCTTTTTGGGATTTGAAGGAGACAAAGTACCGGATATTGACTTAAACTTCTCCGGGGAGTATCAGCCCATCGCACACAAATATACGCAAGAATTATTCGGGGAAGACAAAGTTTACCGTGCTGGAACGATCGGCACGGTGGCGGATAAAACAGCATACGGTTTTGTCAAGAAGTATGAGGAAATTGAGGGAAAAACATTCCGTCAAGCCGAAATCAACCGTTTGGCTAAAGGTTGTACGGGTGTTAAACGGACCACAGGACAGCACCCCGGGGGGATCATTGTCGTACCGGAAGATAAAGAGATATACGACTTTACACCGATCCAGTATCCAGCCGACGATATGGACTCGGAGTGGCGTACCACCCATTTTGACTTTCACTCTATTCATGACAACCTGCTTAAACTGGATATCCTTGGTCACGATGATCCGACCGTGATCCGCATGTTGCAGGATTTGACGGGCATCAATCCCAAGGAGATTCCCATTGATGATCCGGAAACCATGAAAATTTTCAGCAGTACAGAGCCCTTGGGAGTAACTGAAGAGCAAATTATGTCCAAGACGGGGACATTGGGCATCCCGGAATTTGGCACCCGCTTTGTGCGGCAGATGTTAGAGGATACCCGTCCAACCACCTTTGCCGAACTGGTGCGTATTTCGGGACTCTCCCACGGAACAGATGTCTGGCTGAACAACGCCCAGGAGTTGATCCGCGAGGGCAAAGCCGTCTTGTCCGAGGTAATTTCCACCCGTGACGATATTATGGTTTACTTGATTCATAAAGGTTTGGAGCCCTCCCGCGCCTTTAAAATCATGGAGCGGGTGCGCAAGGGGAAAGGGCTTGAAGAAGATGATATTAACGAAATGAAAAAACATGGCGTACCTGATTGGTATATCTGGTCTTGCCAGAAAATCAAATACATGTTTCCCAAAGCCCACGCGGTGGCTTACGTGCTAATGGCAGTCCGCATTGCTTACTTTAAGGTGCATTACCCGATTCAGTTTTACGCATCGTACTTTACCGTACGTGCAGACGATTTTGATGTACAGTTAGCTTTGAAAGGCTCACAGGCCATCCGGAAAAAGATTGAAGAGATACTGGAAAAAGGGAACCAGGCCCAACCGAAAGAAAAAAGTTTACTGACTGTGCTGGAGTTGTGCCTGGAGATGGTGGAGCGGGGCTTTCACTTTAAAAATGTGGATCTTTACCGTTCAGATGCGATCCAGTTTCTGGTGGACGGAGACGGCCTGATTCCCCCGTTCAATGCCATCCCAGGGATTGGCACCAACGCGGCAATAAGCATCGTCAAGGCCCGAAATGAAGGTGAATTCCTCTCGAAGGAAGATTTGCAAATCCGCAGTAAAGTGTCCAAAACCGTGATCGATTATCTAGAGCAGCATGGTTGCTTAAAAGATTTGCCCGAAACCAACCAGTTGTCTCTTTTCTAG
- a CDS encoding proline--tRNA ligase: protein MRQQHYLIPTLRDIPADAEVVSHQLMLRAGLIRQLASGLYTYLPLAQKVLKKIQAIIREEMDKAGAQEILMPALHPAEIWQETGRWDVYGPELMRLYDRHERQFALGPTHEEVVTALVRDEIKSYKRLPMTVYQIQTKFRDERRPRFGVLRAREFIMKDAYSFDTSHEGLDESYRKMYEAYQAIFSRCGLNFRAVEADSGAIGGTGTHEFMVLSDVGEDTIAYCDSCQYAANIEKAEVNQRDYRQIESTGQPMEKVNTPQAKTVTELVDMLDVSPRQIIKAVALDVDGQVVVALVRGDFELNEVKVKNLFGADRVELLDEERIRAELGSEPGFIGPIGLDGAKIIADHSVKGMQDAVTGANEKDKHYIHVSVGRDFAVERYEDLRQITEGDACPRCEGTIRFAKGIEVGHVFKLGTKYSEAMGATFLDENGHQQPMIMGCYGIGVTRLLAAIIEQHHDEHGIIWPRAVAPFDIHLISVNMKDDMQRELAEQLYVKLQQAGFDVLYDDREERAGVKFKDADLIGIPLRVTVGKKAGDGIVECKLRRTGETEEIKADELIQILPRLLEQA, encoded by the coding sequence ATGAGGCAACAACATTATCTCATTCCAACTTTGAGAGACATCCCTGCTGATGCAGAAGTGGTCAGTCACCAGCTTATGCTTAGAGCTGGTTTGATCCGTCAATTGGCATCCGGGCTGTACACCTACTTGCCTTTGGCGCAAAAGGTGCTAAAAAAAATTCAAGCCATTATCCGCGAGGAGATGGATAAAGCCGGAGCCCAAGAAATATTAATGCCGGCGCTGCATCCGGCCGAAATTTGGCAGGAAACTGGCAGATGGGATGTATATGGGCCTGAACTGATGCGTTTATATGACCGGCATGAACGGCAGTTTGCTTTAGGTCCGACCCATGAAGAGGTTGTAACGGCGCTGGTGCGGGATGAGATTAAATCCTATAAGCGGCTGCCGATGACGGTTTATCAGATTCAGACTAAATTTCGTGATGAACGCCGGCCCCGGTTTGGGGTCTTACGGGCCAGGGAGTTTATCATGAAGGATGCCTATTCATTTGACACTTCCCATGAAGGTTTAGACGAAAGCTATCGCAAAATGTATGAGGCCTATCAGGCCATCTTCTCTCGATGCGGGCTTAATTTTAGAGCGGTAGAAGCCGACTCTGGTGCCATTGGCGGTACAGGCACCCATGAATTTATGGTCTTGTCTGACGTCGGGGAAGATACCATTGCCTATTGTGACAGTTGTCAGTATGCGGCCAATATTGAGAAGGCTGAAGTGAACCAGCGTGATTACAGGCAAATCGAGAGCACTGGACAGCCAATGGAAAAAGTGAACACCCCTCAAGCGAAAACGGTCACCGAACTGGTAGACATGCTTGATGTTTCGCCCCGTCAGATCATTAAGGCCGTGGCCCTGGACGTTGATGGTCAAGTAGTTGTGGCTCTTGTCCGTGGAGACTTTGAGCTCAACGAAGTGAAAGTGAAGAATCTGTTTGGTGCAGACCGGGTTGAGTTGCTTGATGAAGAACGGATTCGCGCAGAACTGGGATCTGAGCCAGGATTCATTGGTCCTATCGGTTTGGACGGCGCTAAGATCATAGCAGATCATAGTGTGAAAGGTATGCAAGATGCGGTGACAGGTGCCAACGAAAAGGACAAGCACTATATTCACGTCTCTGTTGGCCGGGATTTTGCAGTGGAAAGATATGAGGATCTTAGACAGATTACTGAGGGAGATGCCTGTCCCCGTTGTGAAGGTACCATCCGCTTTGCTAAGGGTATTGAAGTCGGCCATGTTTTTAAACTGGGGACAAAATACAGTGAAGCGATGGGGGCTACTTTTTTAGATGAAAATGGACATCAGCAGCCAATGATAATGGGCTGTTATGGGATCGGTGTCACCCGTTTGCTGGCAGCTATCATTGAGCAGCATCATGATGAACATGGCATTATCTGGCCCAGAGCGGTGGCCCCGTTTGACATTCATTTAATCTCTGTCAACATGAAAGATGATATGCAGCGTGAATTGGCTGAACAACTGTATGTTAAATTGCAGCAGGCAGGTTTTGATGTGCTTTATGATGACCGTGAAGAACGGGCCGGGGTTAAGTTTAAAGACGCTGATCTGATCGGTATCCCGCTGAGGGTAACTGTCGGTAAAAAAGCAGGGGACGGTATAGTAGAATGCAAGTTGCGGCGCACTGGGGAAACGGAAGAGATTAAAGCGGATGAGCTGATCCAAATTTTGCCCAGATTATTAGAGCAGGCCTAA